The window ATCTAGGATCAGATACCTTTGACAAGTCCGGGTCAATTTCTTTTCCAAACCCCTTGGAGGCATAACCACATTGGCACCAGTAATGCTGATGCCCATATACCACCTCTACTTACTGGAAATGTTAACTACCCTGTACTCACTAATGTAAAGGAAGTGGGTGCTTCTCCATTTTGCTTCCTGGTAGTCGACATCGTACACGTGTTGTCCCAGCTCCTTGCTGGGCGGTAAGTGTGCCCTGTGTGTCTCCACCTGGAGAGGATTCTGGAAGCCTCCTCCCGGTGTCCCCTGGACTCCCTCTGTATGGCCTTTCCCTGTGCTGATTTGCTTTGTGTCCCTTTGCCATAATAGATCGTAGCCCTCCATCCTCGTAGCCCAGTAGATCCACAGGCTTGGGGCTCCTGACACGtggcccttcacagaaaaaaatctgCTGAGTCCATTCTGCATGAACATAAGCACTACATTGTCACacctaagaaaataaacaattattcTGCACTATAATCCAACATCCAGTCCATATGCAAGCTCTCCCAATTGACCCCCAAGTGACATTGAGCTTTTTCTTTGAACCGGGATCCATTCAAGATTTGCATATGCAAATATGTGAAGGAGTATATCCCCTCCTTTATACAGGcgttcattccttccttcatccATGACTTTAACTCTGTGAAGCTATCAGGATGGTTGTTGTCAGAGCCAGCCTGAcaaggttgagccgggctgaggcagggaggtgggaattgagaaaagaaagacagacaggaaagcgggatctggaggaccccagttctcgaGGAACTGAAGTGaagtttattagccacacaatcttatttatacacaacacactgataggaggtctgtcaagaggaatgtgttctttgttcctcttgatctctaagggagggacacagcagaaagacaagttctcagtacagcatatctcagtaaatagttacagacttcttggttagccatgaaaggctgttctcattctactgataatcgccatccaaacaagtctgggaaaactgtgtgggtaagggtcccagccttgctagccccttcaggtgcaaggaccttgacagcttacatctggcccccaacaggtTGTCTTGCGAACTGTCCCAGACTAGGGTCGTGATTGTCTTCCTGTGCACCCTGCTCAGACTTCCTGTGTCCTGACAGCTGGGGTGCAGCCCTGAAGGCTGGATGAGGGTCAGGTTTGACTGCCCACAGGTGCGGCTGCTGCGTGGgaggacccctcccccccgagtggcCGGCCATTTGGGGCGAGGACTGATAGCTTGGACCACCTTTCTTTAGTCCTTGTGCCATTTTCTGATGACTTTCGCCCTGAATCAAAGACTCACTGGGGGCTGCACAGAGTTTTCTCCAATTCTTCCATTTCCTTCTATCTTTGCTCGCTGGCTTTCTTTGCTAAAGAACCTCTGTCATCAACCAGGTTAAACTATCGCCCCCCTAAAAGGCGGCACAGGTTTAGTGACCTTTTATTTACCACTGTCTAGAGCTGTCATTGCGGTGTCCGGCCACTACGGGGCGATGACGTGCGGCCGGGGAGCGGTGCTCCCAGGCGCTGGTGGTCAGAGAGCGCGCCCGGGCCAGGCCGGAGTGGTCCTGTGACGTCACACCGCGCAACGAGCGGAAGCGCTGCGGCGCTGTCCCTGGTACCTGGGTCTCTCAGTGGCGATCGCCATGGTTCCGCGGGTGCAGCTCCCCGCTGAGATCCAGCTGGCCCAGCGCCTGGCGGGGAAGGAGCAGGTGACCCGGGTCCGGGCGGTGAGGAAGCACCCTGCTCTGGCCTGCCCTCTCTTATTCTCTCCTTTGATGGCCAACCTCTGTTGCTCAGGGCTCAGCGGGATCATGAGGGCAGTGACTGCCCTGTTGCAAGGTTCTGCTGGCCCCAGCTGTAGAGGGAAGCCCTTCGCAGCAGGGATGCAGCTTGCAGGCCTCACGCACACCGGGCTGCAGCAGCCAGTGAAGCCTGTCTCATGCCGGGTGGACCCCTGAGCGTGTTGCTTGTTGTTGTGAGGCCTCATTTCTTCAGGGGCTGAAGGAGATTATTTTACACTTTCCTGTTCGGGAGGAACTATGCTTTTCAAACCACAGAGGCACGTGAGTATCCTTACCCCTTGGGAAggcctcaaccactgagtcagtaGCTTCCACACACAGAAGCCTGGGTTCTAAGATCTAGAGCAAGAGAGAAGTCCCTATGGTAGCTGGTGTCTGCTGGTGCTTATGTGTGAGACACTTCAACTCGTATTAACACATGTACCTAAAATACACTCAGCTCCAAAGTCTAAAAGGCTTCCctaccagtttgactcagtggatagagcttcggcctgcggactgaaggttcccaggttcgattccggtcaagggcatgtacctttgttgcaggcacatccccagtgtggggtgtgcaggaggaggctgattggtgtttctctctcatcgatgtttctaactctctaaccctctcccttcctctctgtaaaaaaatcaataaaatatatttaaaaagtctaaAGGGCTAACaccctacattttatttatttatttatttaaaatatatttttattgatttcagataggaagggggaggagagagagagagagagagagagagagagagagagagagagaaacatcaatgatgagagagaatcagtgatcagctgcctcctgcacgccccctactggggatcgagcccaaacccgggcatgtgctcttgaccagaatcgaacccaggactcttcagtccacaggctgatgctctatccactgagccaaacccgctagggcaatACCCTACATGTTAAAATTAAAGTGGCAAGCGGAGTGGTGTTGCCAAGCTGCTGGACTGACTCTCATCTGATCGTTGTGAAGTTTGTCAGTGAGCTTTTTCTCTTCTGACCATGATCAGCAGTTCTCAATGCTGCTGATAGCCAATGGGGTCACTTGGGGGTCTttagagtctttttttttaattaaatctttattgtttagattattacagttgttcctctttttccacccatagctcccctctgcctggttcccaccccatcctctgcccttaccccacccactgtcctaatccataggtgtacgatttttgtccagtctcttcccgcaacacccacaccccttttccccccgagaatagtgagtccactccctttctatgcccctgactctattttattcaccagttttttctcttcatctgattatttattcacttgatttttagattcactccttgatagatgtgtatttgttgttcatatttgtatctttacctttttcttctttttcctcttcttaaaggatacctttcagcatttcatataatactggtttggtggtgatgaactcctttagcttgttcttatctgtgaagctctttatctgaccttcaattctgaatgatagcttgctgggtaaagtaatcttggttgtaggttcttggtattcatcactttgaatatttcttgccattcccttctggcctgcaaagtttctgttgagaaatcagctgacagttgtatgggtagtcccttgtaggtaactgactttctttctcttgctgcttttaagattctctctttgtcttttgctcttggcattttaattatgatgtgtcttggtgtggtcctctttggattccttttgtttggggttctctgtgcttcctggacttgtaagtctatttctttcaccaggtgggggaagttttctgtcattatttcttcaaataggtttttcaatatcttgctctctttcttcttctggcacccctataatttggatgttggtacacttgaaggtgttccagaggctccttacactgtcttcgtatttttggattcttttttcattttgcttttccgggtGGGtcgttttttgcttcttcgtatttcaaatctttgacttgattcttgcgatcctctgatctgctgttgggggtctgtataatattctttatttcagtcagtgtatgcttaatttctagttggtcctttatcacaacatcgagggtctcactagatttcttgaggatctcactacatttattggcggtttctagaaaattcttgaaaaacctaaaaagtgtggttttgaactctatatccagtagaatcaaactgacctcctggttcataggtcgatgctcaaccattgaaccatgaTGGCCGGGCAAATATCTCCCTCTTAAAGAAAGGGCCTGACCTGCCCTGCTCATCGTGGCCCAAGTGCCCTCCCTAACCAACTCTGGTGCCCTACCCACTCAGGGTTCCTGCAAGACCTTCCCTGGGATCAGGAGTGTGAGGCTCCCTTTCCTGGACCATCTCTGCTGGATTGTGAGGACAAGCTCTGGTCATTGAGTAGGTGTCACTGCCCCTTCTGGGTTAAAATTCCTGCACACCTGGGTGGTGACAGCTCTGGTCCTCCTAGCCCAGCAGGTACTGTACACCCTCCCACATTTTTGTAGATAAATCCTCAGGTCATCCCCAAGTAACAGGCTCTGTGAGAAAGGCAAGGAGAGGGCGGGAGGCTGCGGGATCTGCTTTGTGTCTGAAGCGCCTGACTCTGCCTCACAAACCCACACTGACCGCCCTGTGCTGCTTAGCGGTCCCTGCCTGGACAGCTGGAGAATTAGGGCCTGTGACTCTCAAGGGCGGGCGGGTCCCTTTGTCGCTGTCTTCTTGGTGCTGGGGAAATAGATGGCACTGACCAGTGACTTGAGTGCTTAGTAAAAGGGGTGGGGTGGTCAGCACCCCAGGACGACAGAGAGAAGGGGCGCCATTACCAGCTGAGCCTGAAGGGCTCACTGGCAGGCCAAGTACCAGGACCCAAAAAGCATCCTGTAGAAGAGGGGTCGCTGCCAGGAGACCCCGAGGTGGTCCCTGCAGCAAGTGCTGGAGAACGAATGGCGAGGGCGAACCCACAGGTCAgcacccagagcccagggtgggcagaggagaggctgggcagatGGAAGAGCGCAAGCCCAGCATTGGTTCCCCAAATCCTCTGCCAAGGGGTCCCCCAGACTGGCTCTGGTTGACTGTCTTGTGCTATGTTTTTAGTGAGGTGAAATTCACAGGAAGTAAGTACACCTGAGTCACTTCAATTATACAGCCCAGGGCATTTGTACCTCCCAGCCTTGTGTAACTGTCTCCCCTTTCCTGTCACAGATGCCTCATCACCCTGGGCACCACCCACACCCGTTAAGCAATCACCCATTTCTAACCAGGCGGAGCAGGGCATGGCTGTCAGCTCTGCTTAGCCCCCTCAATGCCGTCTCCCCTGCCGGTCCCTGAGAGTCCCAGGTGGGAACTGTGTTCCATCTTCTGTTCAGTGCAGAGTCACTTGACACGAAGAGGGTGTTATGAACGTTTTATTCTTCTAGTTCATGGAGGGACGTGGACGCACACAGCTCACTGTGCAGAGATTTCTCACCTCTGCTCTCCAGGCTCCTCATGACCTCAGGTCACAGACAAAATGCCACACGCCCCAGGGGACCCAAGTGGGGTTCAGGAATGTCAGACGGACAGTAACCCTCAGGAACACATATTCTACCTTGACTCTGAGCCACAAAGATAGAAATTTCACAAAATAGTCATTACTCCTATGATGTAGGGGCCCTCTTTTTAATCTGTTTCACACAAACAGGGGGCAAACCAACGAGGCAGTGACGGCACTGACGGGCAGGACCCTGTTGAAACGGGCCCTGCCAGAGGCTCAGGCTTTGAgcaggtgcccacagccaaggggATGAGAGGCACCGCCTCCCAGGCCGCTGGTTCTGAGCAGCTGTGCAGCATGATTGCGCAACACTTTGGTCTCTGCCGTGTCATTGCTGCTACGGAAACAGTGTGACTGAGCACACCTGGAACGCATGGTCTAGACCCGGGTTTACTTGAATCCTTTTACTTACGGGGGCAACCGAGGCCTGGTGACAGGACGCAGAGTCCAGAGCTGTAGTTGGAGCGACTCCTGGGGCCCTGGGTCGACCACCCACTTGCTCAGACCAGGGGCAACCCAGCTGGGCTCTCCTCCTCAGGTGGAGGGTCTCAGGCCCAGGGCGGGGCTGTGAAAGACCTTTGTAAACACATCTATATGGTGGTTATGgtttcagatgaagaaaaaacCCACAGCAAAGGAGGAAATttgcaaaaacttaaaaatgcatttatttaggGATCATCTAAGCCCTCTTGGAAAGCAATTTAGTTAAGATCATTGGTTGGGAGAAAAATCACGCTGTTAAAGTCAGAGGCAGAGACACCAGATTGGTGCAGAGCAGCCCCTCCAGCGAAAGTGGCACAGCATAGAGACGGCGTTCATGACTCCGACAAGCGAACACGTGACAGAGAACCACATGGTGAAGGTTCAGTTCAAAATCCAGAACTAGAAATAGTCCAGCTCGTCCTGCTTGGTCTTGTTGGTCTGATAATTGTGCAAGGCCAAGGCCTTGTTTTCATGAGGGAGACTTTCAAACACTCGAAGGTGCACGAAGTCATCATCTTCAACTTGAACCTGCAAAGAGAGGGTCGAGTGAGGGGGGCAGGTGCTGCCTCTGACCCCAAGTCCCTGTGCCTGGCGGACTGTGTGAGAAAGGCCCTGAAAGCCTGGAGACCAGTCCCTTCAGGGCATCAGCCACTAGGGTGGTGACATTCCCATCTTCCTCTTTCGGGCTAAGCAGATGCCCAGCACCCCAGCCAGCACCCCTGGCACGCTACATCCGCTCCTCAGAGTCCTTAGTTGCCAGAAAGGCTCAGTCCTCTCCTCCATGGAGGCCTGCAGGAGTGCATGCacactccttttattttattatttttaaaacttttattgattttttagagagaaagagagagggagaggtacaTCGActgattgccttctgcatgcgccccaactgaggccagggatccaacctgcaacccaggtacccgcccttgaccgggaatcaaacccgaggccctttggtgtgcaggctgacgctctatccaatcagccacaccagctagggctacaggAACCCCTTTAAGCACCCCTGTCCTGGCCCCTGTAAGTCCCAGATCTCCCCACATCTGCATGAGCACCCCTGTAGCGGACACTCCACCTTGATGAAGTAGTTAGTCCCCGCGACCACCTGGCTCTTGTACTCCGTGGCCTTGAAAGTGGGgtacttcttcttttccttctcctccagctgggacttcacctaggggacaggagagaggggaagtcagtgtCTTTCTTCCTGCTAGAGTGTCTGACACGGGAGCTGCGGCCTCATGTCAAATGTTACAAACTGACCTCTAAGGCCACCCTTTACGGATTATTCCTCGCAATGCAGGACCAAGCCTGTCAAATTCGTGTCCGGCACAAGGCCTGTGGCTGCCTGCGCCTTCAGGGAGGGACCCTAACCAGGGATAAGAATGGAGGGAGAATGGAGTCAGCAGCTGACAGGAGGGAGGgtcaggaagggagaaggcaggcccctcctgccgctcctgtgcccactgcaTGCGGCCGGCAGGTTCTCACTGCAGGCCTACCTGTGTCTCAGTGCTTACCTGTCATGCAAGGTGCCATGTTTGGTCCACAGGGATCTGACCCTGCAGACGGTGGACAAGCCTACGGGGATGAGTGACACACACAAACGCACACGGGAGTCTGGGAAGGAATGGCCTCCCTCTTGGCCTGTTTCAGGAGTGGGGGCAGGAAAGCAGGAATGGTGAGAAGACCCAAATGCAGGCGATGGGACTGGGCATGTGGcagcctccaggccctgcccgTGGTGACAGTTCACTGCTAGTACTGTGGACCGGGAGAAAGACGGGCTGTACTAGAGCCAAGGGGAGCAGGAAAGGCCTGTGGATGGTGAGGAAGTTGCCAGTTACCACCCTCAAGGGCCCAGGAGACTGCAGAAGGCCAGGGAATCCAAGGTCAGGACTGGTGGGCACTacttgaggaggctgagccagaaTTTGGGACTTTGACATcctctggccagggctccctctctgacctctgtTCTCCACACCTGCAGCCCAGAGAGCTGGGGGAGTCAGAACCCCAGGCAGCATGAGGGTGTCCCTGCCCTGTCCTCTAGGAGCCTCAGGCAAAGCCCTGCCCTCAGAACTGCCTCCCAGTGGCCATGGTGACCGCCCTCTTACTTGTCACTTTCAAGTGACCAGCACCACATCAGGGAGCCCGGAGACAGCAACTCCTCTCTCCTGAGCTGATGCGCATTCACAGTTCACGCAGCAAGTGAGGAATTCCTTAGGCCTGGGGCCCGGGAACCCCAGGAGAGGCTGGGCTCCGGAGCTGCCTGGGAGAGGAACATCCCCCACTGGCTCACCATGCAGTCCCTACACATTCCTCATTTTCAAAGTCTCATGGGACGGACTCACTGTCCTTTACTGTGGTCAGATCGTCTAAACCACCTGATCCCAGGGGGTGGAGTGGGCCGGTGTGGTTCTATCCGGTTAGGGAAGtggcagggttttttttgtttccttgttttttaaatatatgttattgatttttggaagggagaggaatagagagttagaaacaccaatgagagaaaaaacattgatcagctgcctcctgcacgccccctactgggcatgtgcccacaaccaaggtacatgccctgaccagacggaatccaacctggaacccttcagtgcacaggctgatgctctatccactgagccaaaccggttaggacaggAAGCGGCAGGTTTGTTTGACTTTGTGTCCTCTCAGAATCTGAGCCTTCCTGtggccccaccctcccaccttccccagaaCCTTCGGTGAACGCCCCCAGTGATGCccactttacagaagaggaaactgaggcacagaggtcaAGCGCTGCCCAGGTCTGaaccaggctctgcctctgcatcccaGCCTGGTGTCTGTTTTTGTGTTACTTGCACAAGGAGCACTGGAAGAAGGCAGGGCGGAAGTTAGGACCCTGCAGACCCTGCCCCAGCTTCACTGACGGGAACCGCCCGAGGACAAGCACACCAGGCCCTTCCCTCTAGAGGCCTGTCCCAGCGTCCCTGTCCCAGCGTCCCTGTCCCAGCGTCCATACCCTCCGCGTCCCggggggcgctgcccctgtgCGGACAGGGCGGGACCCGACCCGGGCTCGGGGGGACCGGGCCGCCTACCTTGTCGGCGATGGCCTGGATCTTGGCTGTGGCAGGACGGCTTTTGGAGGTCCCACCAAGCGTAGGTATGGGAGCGCTCATGGCAGAGCAGCGGGCAGAGAGCAGCGGGCACAGAAGGGAAGAGCAGCGGCACAGAGCAATAGCCTGCGAGTGAGATTAGCAGCGAAGGCAGAGCGAGGGTTTTAACTGCAAGCACTGCCCTCTGTCGTAAGTCCAGGGCTCAGGTGACATGGGGCAGAAACCacgcgggggcggggagggcgatccggtgggaggggcggggcgccAACTCGGATTAGGCGGGGTGGCGgggtggtgtgggggtggggcaaaAAGTTGGGTTTGGCGGGGGGAGCTGGGCGAGGGACGGGCGTCTTGCACAACCTGGTCCCCCGGAGGGCGCCGCCTAGAGACCACTGGCGAGAGCTGCAGTGCTTGTGCCCTTTTGATGTTGGTCTTATTGGCCCCTGAGACATGCAGGGGAGGTATCCAGCTCTGTGTGCCTCCAAAAGGTGCCACTTTCGCATGTTGATTATATTGAGCGGAGGGCAATCAAGACCCAGccatggggtggggaggacttCCACCTCTCCCTCATGCATTcagggaaggccctggctggtgtggctcaatccTTTGTAGCTTTCTCCTGCgcactaaagggtcctgggttcaacttTGGGTTCCATATCCCCCTGGGCCCTAAActggagacaactgatcaatgtttctctctcatgttgatgtttctctcttgctctccctctcccctcctctctctaaaataaaggggggagcaaaaataaaatgattatattaAAATCATTTAGGTAGGGAGCCTGGTCCAGAAAGAGAGCAAAGATcagagataactttttaaaatctgagacTCACCTGCATGGCAGGGCAGACAGCTGGTTACCAAACATCTGCTcttcccatcttcctgtgagTTGTCCTCCTCCCCTGTGATCTGTAAACCCACGTCCCAGGCCTTAGCTCTGGAAGCTACGACCTCCGCTGCCACACCCCGTGCAGGGCAGGTTCCAGGTGGGGGAGACCCAGAGATGAGTGGGAGCTGGACCTGAGAGTCCCcaagagcaggagggagagaagtcTGTGCCCACTGGGCTCCAGAAGTAGCTGGGGACAGAGACTGCCAGGGCATCTTGGAGTCCAGGACCAGACCTGCCTGGCCTCACTCCCCAGTGCATGGGACTGCTTTGCACTTCTCATCTGCAAGACCTGGTCCTGCACCCAGCTTGCACCAGCGTGTGACCCAGGGACATAGTGAAGGGCTAACGTGTGTGAGCAGAGGAGGCACAAAGGAGTCCAGTGATGAGATGCCTCCCAGAGCCTCAggttggggtgggagtggcaTTCCAGCTGCACCCCTCCCGCACTCCAGGGCTGCACCTCATGGGAGGCTGGGCCTCTCCCACCACTGGGTGGTGActgcaggagcaggcccagcctTGCCTTCTGTAGGGCTCCGTGCAGAACACCAATGGGAGTGGCCCATGAACAGGAAAGTGCGAGAGGCCAGCTTTTCCGGTACATGCCAGGGAAGAGCCTAGTTTGTAATTCAAGGAAGGGTGGGAGGCCAGgtgtggaggggaaggagagacctCTACAATTCAGTcataactgaatgaatgaatgaatgaatgaatgaatgaatgtgtgagtGAAAAAGGGGCTACATAGCAGACCTGACAAGCTCTGGGCGCTGCTTGGTGAGCctgaaagtaaccacaaaggTGATTCCTTCATAAATTCCTAGCTGGGCAGGTCATGCAGGTAATCACATCCTAGGTCTTTAGCTTCCTTAGTGAAAGGACAATCTTTCCCGTAGGCAGCCCTGCCCATTGTTCTTATGCATCTAGGATCAGATACCTTTGATAAGTCAGGGTGAATTTCTTTTCCAAACCCCTTGGAGGCATCACCACATTGGCACCAGTTATGCTGCTGCCCACATACCATCTCTACTTACTGGAAATGTTAACTACCCTGTACTCACTAATGTAAAGGAAGTGGGTGCTTCTCCATTTTGCTTCCTGGTAGTCGACATCGTACACGTGTTGTCCCAGCTCCTTGCTGGGCGGTAAGTGTGGCCTGTGTGACTCCACCTGGAGAGGATTCTGGAAGCCTCCTCCCGGTGTCTCCTGGACTCCCTCTGTATGGCCTTTCCCTGTGCTGATTTTCTTAGTGTCCCTTTGCCATAATAGATCATAGCCCTCCATCCTCGTAGCCCAGTGGATCCACAGGCTTGGG is drawn from Myotis daubentonii chromosome 3, mMyoDau2.1, whole genome shotgun sequence and contains these coding sequences:
- the LOC132229952 gene encoding cystatin-B-like — its product is MSAPIPTLGGTSKSRPATAKIQAIADKVKSQLEEKEKKKYPTFKATEYKSQVVAGTNYFIKVQVEDDDFVHLRVFESLPHENKALALHNYQTNKTKQDELDYF